Proteins from one Ranitomeya variabilis isolate aRanVar5 chromosome 1, aRanVar5.hap1, whole genome shotgun sequence genomic window:
- the PI4KB gene encoding phosphatidylinositol 4-kinase beta isoform X2, producing MGDAMVEPASVKPSEQASLQGSGSPLGVITEGVMSLVIDPDVAQKACEDVLEKVKLMHSSSSDSLDQVESAEQTTNGETTRIFEEDESVMDINSVKNARRRQKNNSAKQSWLLRLFECKLFDISMAISYLYNSKEPGVQAYIGNRLFYFRNEDVDFYLPQLLNMYIHMDEDVGDAIKPYVVHRCRQSINFSLQCAWLLGAYSSDMHISTQRHSRGTKLRKLILSDELKPAYKRRELPPLSLAPDTGLSPSKRTHQRSKSDATASISLSSNLKRTASNPKVENDDEPVRLAPEREFIKSLMAIGKRLATLPTKEQKTQRLISELSLLNHKLPARVWLPTAGFDHHVVRVPHTQAVVLNSKDKAPYLIYVEVLECENFETSTVPARIPENRIRSTRSVENLPECGITHEQRASSFTTVPNYDNDDEAWSVDDIGELQVELPELHTNSCDNISQFSVDSITSQESKEPVFIAAGDIRRRLSEQLAHTPTTFRRDPEDPSAVALKEPWQEKVRRIREGSPYGHFPNWRLLSVIVKCGDDLRQELLAYQVLKQLQAIWETERVPLWIRPYKILVISADSGMIEPVVNAVSIHQVKKQSQLSLLDYFLQEHGSCTTEAFLTAQRNFVQSCAGYCLVCYLLQVKDRHNGNILLDAEGHIIHIDFGFILSSSPRNLGFETSAFKLTSEFVDVMGGLHGDMFNYYKMLMLQGLIAARKHMDRVVQIVEIMQQGSQLPCFHGSSTIRNLKERFHMNMTEEQLQLLVEQMVDGSMRSITTKLYDGFQYLTNGIM from the exons ATGGGCGACGCCATGGTAGAGCCAGCATCAGTCAAACCCTCTGAACAGGCTTCCTTACAGGGCAGTGGGAGCCCCCTCGGTGTCATTACGGAGGGGGTGATGTCACTGGTCATAGACCCTGACGTGGCACAGAAAGCCTGTGAGGACGTCCTGGAGAAGGTGAAACTCATGCACAGCTCGTCATCTGACAGCCTGGACCAAGTGGAGTCCGCGGAGCAGACCACCAACGGAGAGACCACCAGGATTTTTGAGGAGGATGAGTCTGTGATGGACATCAACAGTGTGAAGAACGCTCGGCGGAGGCAGAAGAATAACTCTGCTAAGCAGTCGTGGCTCCTGCGTCTATTTGAGTGTAAGCTCTTTGACATTTCCATGGCGATCTCATACCTGTATAACTCTAAGGAGCCGGGCGTGCAGGCGTACATCGGGAACCGCCTCTTTTACTTCCGGAACGAGGACGTGGACTTCTATCTGCCGCAGCTCCTCAACATGTACATCCACATGGACGAGGACGTGGGTGATGCCATAAAGCCGTATGTGGTGCACCGCTGCCGGCAGAGCATTAACTTCTCCCTGCAGTGTGCCTGGCTCCTGGGGGCCTACTCCTCAGATATGCACATCTCCACACAGCGCCATTCCCGGGGGACCAAGCTGCGCAAACTTATCCTCTCTGATGAGCTGAAGCCCGCTTACAAGAGGCGTGAACTTCCCCCGCTCAGCCTGGCCCCAGACACTGGCCTGTCCCCCTCAAAGAGGACCCATCAGAGGTCCAAGTCCGACGCCACCGCTAGCATCAGCCTCAGCAGCAACCTGAAGAGGACAGCGAGTAACCCCAAGGTGGAGAACGATGATGAG CCTGTGCGGCTTGCTCCAGAGAGGGAGTTTATCAAGTCTCTCATGGccattgggaagagacttgccacCCTCCCCACTAAGGAGCAGAAGACCCAGCGACTTATCTCCGAGCTGTCGCTGCTCAACCACAAGCTTCCGGCCCGCGTCTGGCTCCCCACCGCCGGCTTCGACCACCATGTAGTGAGGGTGCCGCACACACAGGCAGTGGTACTGAACTCCAAGGACAAG GCGCCGTATTTAATCTACGTTGAGGTTCTCGAGTGTGAGAACTTTGAGACCTCCACGGTTCCGGCACGGATTCCTGAGAATCGAATTCGCAGCACTCGCTCGGTGGAGAATCTTCCAGAGTGTGGCATTACCCATGAGCAGAGGGCCAGCAGCTTCACCACCGTGCCCAACTATGATAATGATGATGAGGCCTGGTCTGTGGATGACATTGGGGAGCTGCAGGTGGAG CTCCCAGAGCTCCACACAAACAGCTGTGACAACATCTCCCAGTTCTCTGTGGACAGCATCACCAGCCAGGAGAGCAAAGAGCCTGTCTTCATCGCTGCTGGGGACATACG GCGCCGTCTTTCGGAGCAGCTTGCCCACACACCAACCACCTTCCGAAGAGATCCAGAGGACCCATCCGCTGTGGCACTAAAGGAGCCATGGCAGGAGAAAGTCAG GAGGATTCGGGAGGGGTCTCCTTACGGCCATTTTCCTAACTGGAGACTCCTGTCAGTCATTGTGAAGTGTGGTGATGACCTCAGACAGGAGCTGTTGGCGTATCAGGTGCTGAAGCAGTTACAG GCAATCTGGGAGACAGAGCGCGTTCCTTTGTGGATCAGGCCATACAAGATCCTGGTGATCTCAGCAGACAGTGGGATGATCGAGCCTGTGGTGAACGCTGTGTCCATACATCAGGTGAAGAAGCAATCCCAGCTGTCCCTGCTCGATTACTTCCTCCAGGAGCATGGCAGCTGCACCACTGAGGCATTCCTCACTGCACAGCGCAACTTTGTGCAGAGCTGCGCTGGGTATTGCTTGGTGTGCTACCTGCTGCAGGTGAAGGACAG GCACAATGGGAACATCCTGCTGGATGCCGAGGGGCACATCATCCACATAGACTTCGGCTTCATCCTCTCAAGTTCACCCCGGAACCTTGGCTTTGAAACCTCAGCGTTCAAGCTGACGTCAGAGTTTGTGGAT GTGATGGGGGGGCTTCATGGAGACATGTTTAATTACTACAAGATGCTCATGCTTCAGGGACTGATTGCTGCCCGCAAGCACATGGATCGTGTGGTGCAGATCGTGGAGATCATGCAGCAAG GTTCGCAGCTGCCATGCTTCCATGGGTCCAGCACCATCCGAAATCTGAAAGAACGCTTCCACATGAACATGACAGAGGAGCAGCTTCAGCTGCTGGTGGAGCAGATGGTGGACGGGAGCATGAGGTCCATCACCACCAAACTATATGATGGCTTCCAGTACCTGACTAATGGTATCATGTGA
- the PI4KB gene encoding phosphatidylinositol 4-kinase beta isoform X1: protein MGDAMVEPASVKPSEQASLQGSGSPLGVITEGVMSLVIDPDVAQKACEDVLEKVKLMHSSSSDSLDQVESAEQTTNGETTRIFEEDESVMDINSVKNARRRQKNNSAKQSWLLRLFECKLFDISMAISYLYNSKEPGVQAYIGNRLFYFRNEDVDFYLPQLLNMYIHMDEDVGDAIKPYVVHRCRQSINFSLQCAWLLGAYSSDMHISTQRHSRGTKLRKLILSDELKPAYKRRELPPLSLAPDTGLSPSKRTHQRSKSDATASISLSSNLKRTASNPKVENDDEELSSSSESLDRSLSSPVRLAPEREFIKSLMAIGKRLATLPTKEQKTQRLISELSLLNHKLPARVWLPTAGFDHHVVRVPHTQAVVLNSKDKAPYLIYVEVLECENFETSTVPARIPENRIRSTRSVENLPECGITHEQRASSFTTVPNYDNDDEAWSVDDIGELQVELPELHTNSCDNISQFSVDSITSQESKEPVFIAAGDIRRRLSEQLAHTPTTFRRDPEDPSAVALKEPWQEKVRRIREGSPYGHFPNWRLLSVIVKCGDDLRQELLAYQVLKQLQAIWETERVPLWIRPYKILVISADSGMIEPVVNAVSIHQVKKQSQLSLLDYFLQEHGSCTTEAFLTAQRNFVQSCAGYCLVCYLLQVKDRHNGNILLDAEGHIIHIDFGFILSSSPRNLGFETSAFKLTSEFVDVMGGLHGDMFNYYKMLMLQGLIAARKHMDRVVQIVEIMQQGSQLPCFHGSSTIRNLKERFHMNMTEEQLQLLVEQMVDGSMRSITTKLYDGFQYLTNGIM, encoded by the exons ATGGGCGACGCCATGGTAGAGCCAGCATCAGTCAAACCCTCTGAACAGGCTTCCTTACAGGGCAGTGGGAGCCCCCTCGGTGTCATTACGGAGGGGGTGATGTCACTGGTCATAGACCCTGACGTGGCACAGAAAGCCTGTGAGGACGTCCTGGAGAAGGTGAAACTCATGCACAGCTCGTCATCTGACAGCCTGGACCAAGTGGAGTCCGCGGAGCAGACCACCAACGGAGAGACCACCAGGATTTTTGAGGAGGATGAGTCTGTGATGGACATCAACAGTGTGAAGAACGCTCGGCGGAGGCAGAAGAATAACTCTGCTAAGCAGTCGTGGCTCCTGCGTCTATTTGAGTGTAAGCTCTTTGACATTTCCATGGCGATCTCATACCTGTATAACTCTAAGGAGCCGGGCGTGCAGGCGTACATCGGGAACCGCCTCTTTTACTTCCGGAACGAGGACGTGGACTTCTATCTGCCGCAGCTCCTCAACATGTACATCCACATGGACGAGGACGTGGGTGATGCCATAAAGCCGTATGTGGTGCACCGCTGCCGGCAGAGCATTAACTTCTCCCTGCAGTGTGCCTGGCTCCTGGGGGCCTACTCCTCAGATATGCACATCTCCACACAGCGCCATTCCCGGGGGACCAAGCTGCGCAAACTTATCCTCTCTGATGAGCTGAAGCCCGCTTACAAGAGGCGTGAACTTCCCCCGCTCAGCCTGGCCCCAGACACTGGCCTGTCCCCCTCAAAGAGGACCCATCAGAGGTCCAAGTCCGACGCCACCGCTAGCATCAGCCTCAGCAGCAACCTGAAGAGGACAGCGAGTAACCCCAAGGTGGAGAACGATGATGAG GAACTCTCCTCCAGCTCGGAAAGCCTCGATAGGTCGCTCTCCTCC CCTGTGCGGCTTGCTCCAGAGAGGGAGTTTATCAAGTCTCTCATGGccattgggaagagacttgccacCCTCCCCACTAAGGAGCAGAAGACCCAGCGACTTATCTCCGAGCTGTCGCTGCTCAACCACAAGCTTCCGGCCCGCGTCTGGCTCCCCACCGCCGGCTTCGACCACCATGTAGTGAGGGTGCCGCACACACAGGCAGTGGTACTGAACTCCAAGGACAAG GCGCCGTATTTAATCTACGTTGAGGTTCTCGAGTGTGAGAACTTTGAGACCTCCACGGTTCCGGCACGGATTCCTGAGAATCGAATTCGCAGCACTCGCTCGGTGGAGAATCTTCCAGAGTGTGGCATTACCCATGAGCAGAGGGCCAGCAGCTTCACCACCGTGCCCAACTATGATAATGATGATGAGGCCTGGTCTGTGGATGACATTGGGGAGCTGCAGGTGGAG CTCCCAGAGCTCCACACAAACAGCTGTGACAACATCTCCCAGTTCTCTGTGGACAGCATCACCAGCCAGGAGAGCAAAGAGCCTGTCTTCATCGCTGCTGGGGACATACG GCGCCGTCTTTCGGAGCAGCTTGCCCACACACCAACCACCTTCCGAAGAGATCCAGAGGACCCATCCGCTGTGGCACTAAAGGAGCCATGGCAGGAGAAAGTCAG GAGGATTCGGGAGGGGTCTCCTTACGGCCATTTTCCTAACTGGAGACTCCTGTCAGTCATTGTGAAGTGTGGTGATGACCTCAGACAGGAGCTGTTGGCGTATCAGGTGCTGAAGCAGTTACAG GCAATCTGGGAGACAGAGCGCGTTCCTTTGTGGATCAGGCCATACAAGATCCTGGTGATCTCAGCAGACAGTGGGATGATCGAGCCTGTGGTGAACGCTGTGTCCATACATCAGGTGAAGAAGCAATCCCAGCTGTCCCTGCTCGATTACTTCCTCCAGGAGCATGGCAGCTGCACCACTGAGGCATTCCTCACTGCACAGCGCAACTTTGTGCAGAGCTGCGCTGGGTATTGCTTGGTGTGCTACCTGCTGCAGGTGAAGGACAG GCACAATGGGAACATCCTGCTGGATGCCGAGGGGCACATCATCCACATAGACTTCGGCTTCATCCTCTCAAGTTCACCCCGGAACCTTGGCTTTGAAACCTCAGCGTTCAAGCTGACGTCAGAGTTTGTGGAT GTGATGGGGGGGCTTCATGGAGACATGTTTAATTACTACAAGATGCTCATGCTTCAGGGACTGATTGCTGCCCGCAAGCACATGGATCGTGTGGTGCAGATCGTGGAGATCATGCAGCAAG GTTCGCAGCTGCCATGCTTCCATGGGTCCAGCACCATCCGAAATCTGAAAGAACGCTTCCACATGAACATGACAGAGGAGCAGCTTCAGCTGCTGGTGGAGCAGATGGTGGACGGGAGCATGAGGTCCATCACCACCAAACTATATGATGGCTTCCAGTACCTGACTAATGGTATCATGTGA